Proteins encoded in a region of the Campylobacter showae CSUNSWCD genome:
- a CDS encoding M20 family metallo-hydrolase, which yields MSINLDRLKVLFSEINAINDESFGAGMSRLAYTSEDKAARELFIARCKEAGLKVRIDAIGNIFARREGTEPELPAVAFGSHLDTVINGGEFDGILGVLGGLELIRSLNDEGVQTRRPLELVVFECEESSRFNIATLGSKVMCGKLGFEKLKDVRDFQGRAISEIFSEFGIDLASIEKAKNLTPNYESFFELHIEQGPLLDNENIQIGVVSAIAAPHRFSVRVQGQAQHSGTTAMKYRHDALCAAAQIVLAVEHVAQENAVNGVVATAGNCTVKPGVMNVVPGEATLLIDLRGIDLATREAAYEQILAEISHIEAQRGVKCEIKQLAFDEPCALDGRLIKLIAQKAAALGLSFEIMPSGAGHDAMHMSALCPTAMIFIPSKDGISHNPAEFSSWSDIANGVNLLKSVVLETAERV from the coding sequence ATGAGTATAAATTTAGATAGACTTAAGGTGCTTTTTAGCGAGATAAATGCGATAAACGACGAGAGCTTCGGAGCGGGAATGAGCCGCCTGGCCTACACGAGCGAAGACAAGGCCGCCAGAGAGCTATTTATCGCGCGCTGTAAGGAGGCGGGGCTAAAAGTGCGCATAGACGCCATCGGAAATATCTTTGCCAGGCGCGAGGGTACAGAGCCCGAGCTGCCGGCGGTAGCGTTTGGCTCGCATCTGGATACCGTGATAAACGGCGGCGAATTTGACGGGATTCTCGGCGTCCTGGGCGGGTTAGAGCTGATTAGATCGCTAAACGACGAGGGTGTACAGACGCGTAGGCCGCTCGAGCTGGTCGTCTTTGAGTGCGAGGAGTCGAGCAGATTTAATATCGCGACGCTCGGCAGCAAGGTAATGTGTGGCAAGCTTGGTTTTGAAAAGCTAAAAGACGTGCGCGACTTTCAAGGACGCGCTATCAGCGAGATTTTTTCTGAGTTTGGCATCGATCTAGCAAGCATCGAAAAGGCTAAAAATTTGACGCCGAATTACGAGAGCTTTTTTGAGCTACACATCGAGCAAGGACCGCTACTAGATAACGAAAATATCCAAATCGGCGTAGTAAGCGCCATCGCCGCGCCGCATAGATTTAGCGTGCGCGTGCAGGGCCAGGCTCAGCACTCCGGCACGACCGCGATGAAGTACCGTCACGACGCGCTTTGCGCGGCGGCGCAGATAGTGCTGGCCGTCGAGCACGTCGCGCAAGAAAATGCGGTAAACGGCGTGGTAGCGACCGCAGGCAACTGCACGGTAAAACCGGGCGTCATGAACGTCGTGCCGGGCGAGGCGACGCTGCTAATCGACCTGCGCGGCATCGACCTAGCCACGCGCGAGGCAGCCTACGAGCAGATCCTGGCTGAAATCTCGCACATCGAGGCTCAGCGTGGCGTCAAATGCGAGATCAAGCAACTAGCATTCGACGAGCCGTGCGCGCTAGATGGCCGCCTCATCAAACTCATCGCCCAAAAAGCCGCGGCTCTCGGGCTTAGCTTTGAGATCATGCCAAGCGGCGCAGGACACGACGCAATGCATATGAGCGCACTTTGTCCGACAGCTATGATTTTCATCCCGTCTAAAGACGGTATCAGCCACAATCCGGCGGAATTTTCTAGTTGGAGCGATATCGCTAACGGGGTAAATTTGCTAAAAAGCGTGGTTTTAGAAACGGCGGAAAGGGTTTGA
- a CDS encoding alanine/glycine:cation symporter family protein — MLTDLVSSINSFLWGPYFLIALLCGTGLYFTIRLRFVQIFKFKMGLNRLFGNFSLHGEAAGKSGMSSFQAVATAVAAQVGTGNLVGATTALIMGGPGAIFWMWCAAFLGMATNFAEICLAQIYRTKDDSGHMIGGPAFYISRGLKSRYAKVLAAFFALAIILALGFMGNMVQANSISDGFKGAFGIPNWASGLFLAAICATIFIGGVKAIARVAEKIVPIMAILYVAVGLVIICFNLDKIPGVIALIFEAAFNPSAAWGGATGATIATAMRYGIARGLFSNEAGMGSTPHAHAAANVKHPVDQAVLGIMSVFVDTFIVLNITVFVVLSADVIHFENGKAVLTGISLVQEAFSSHVLGHTGGYSFVAICLFFFAFTTILGWYYFAEINVRYLFGAKFVRILQIFVVGFVFAGSLLKINFVWELADMFNGLMVLPNLIAIIALSPVVVKLLKDHDEGKEYDPNEYIRKA; from the coding sequence ATGCTCACCGACCTCGTAAGCTCTATAAATTCATTCCTTTGGGGGCCGTATTTCCTCATCGCGCTACTTTGCGGCACTGGGCTTTATTTTACGATTAGGCTGCGATTCGTGCAGATTTTTAAGTTTAAAATGGGCCTTAATAGGCTTTTTGGCAACTTCTCATTGCACGGCGAAGCGGCGGGAAAATCGGGCATGAGCTCGTTTCAGGCCGTCGCTACCGCGGTCGCGGCACAGGTGGGCACAGGCAACCTTGTGGGTGCCACAACCGCGCTCATCATGGGCGGGCCGGGAGCGATATTTTGGATGTGGTGCGCGGCGTTTTTAGGCATGGCGACGAATTTCGCAGAGATCTGTCTAGCTCAAATTTACCGTACCAAAGACGACAGCGGACACATGATCGGCGGGCCGGCGTTTTATATCAGTCGCGGGCTAAAGAGCCGCTATGCCAAGGTTTTGGCGGCGTTTTTCGCGCTGGCGATCATTTTGGCGCTCGGATTTATGGGAAATATGGTCCAGGCTAACTCCATTTCAGACGGCTTTAAAGGGGCATTTGGTATCCCAAACTGGGCGAGCGGACTGTTTTTGGCGGCGATTTGCGCTACGATCTTTATCGGCGGAGTCAAAGCCATCGCTAGAGTCGCCGAAAAGATCGTGCCTATCATGGCGATCCTCTACGTCGCGGTCGGGCTTGTGATCATTTGCTTTAATCTCGATAAAATTCCAGGTGTCATAGCGCTTATATTTGAAGCTGCGTTTAATCCATCCGCGGCATGGGGCGGCGCGACTGGAGCCACGATAGCTACGGCGATGAGATACGGTATCGCGCGCGGACTGTTTTCAAACGAAGCGGGCATGGGCTCGACGCCTCACGCGCATGCCGCGGCTAACGTCAAGCACCCCGTCGATCAGGCGGTGCTTGGCATCATGAGCGTGTTTGTCGATACCTTTATCGTGCTAAATATCACCGTTTTTGTTGTGCTTAGCGCCGACGTGATACATTTTGAAAACGGCAAAGCCGTGCTAACGGGCATTTCGCTCGTACAAGAGGCCTTTTCTTCGCATGTTTTGGGGCATACGGGCGGATATAGCTTTGTGGCGATTTGCTTGTTTTTCTTTGCTTTTACGACGATTTTGGGCTGGTACTACTTCGCCGAGATCAACGTGCGCTATCTTTTTGGTGCCAAATTCGTGCGAATTTTACAGATATTTGTCGTAGGATTTGTGTTTGCGGGCAGCTTACTAAAGATAAATTTTGTCTGGGAGCTAGCCGATATGTTTAACGGCCTCATGGTGCTTCCAAACCTGATCGCCATCATCGCGCTTAGCCCCGTCGTGGTTAAGCTCCTGAAGGATCACGACGAAGGCAAAGAATACGATCCAAACGAGTATATAAGGAAGGCTTGA
- a CDS encoding replication-associated recombination protein A: MQNFALKFRPTSLNEICGQRELVGVFKKFIKNKKIPHSIFYGPAGCGKTSFARVVARSMEYDFYEFDGGNLKIEEFRKILKNHENALSKPLFFIDEIHRLSKTQQEALLIPMENYRAAIIGASTENPYFTLSSGIRSRSMLFEFKPLASEDFEKLLERVRGEVKFDISDEAKAYLVKSSGGDARGLLNLLEFAVSLDEKITLENLKTLRANAVSEGVSEDDVHYGLASAFIKSLRGSDENAVMYYLARLIDAGESADFIARRMAIFASEDIGNANPNALNLAANALATVSKIGFPEARIILAQCAMYLAHSPKSNSSYKAINAALAYVKNEPPLKIPPYLINTAPEAKDYLYPHSFGGWVEQKYLEKTLKFYESNGIGFEKTLDEWLAKIKSKG, from the coding sequence TTGCAAAATTTCGCCTTGAAATTTCGTCCGACGAGCCTAAACGAGATCTGCGGACAGCGCGAGCTGGTGGGCGTTTTTAAAAAATTTATCAAAAATAAAAAAATTCCGCACAGTATATTTTATGGGCCGGCAGGCTGCGGCAAGACTAGCTTTGCTCGCGTCGTCGCACGGTCGATGGAGTATGATTTTTACGAATTTGACGGCGGAAATCTCAAGATTGAGGAGTTTCGCAAAATCCTAAAAAACCACGAAAATGCGCTTTCTAAGCCGCTATTTTTCATCGACGAGATCCACCGCCTAAGCAAAACGCAGCAAGAAGCTCTGCTGATACCGATGGAAAACTACCGCGCCGCCATCATCGGAGCCAGCACCGAAAATCCATATTTCACGCTAAGCTCTGGCATCCGCAGCCGCTCGATGCTCTTTGAGTTTAAGCCGCTTGCGAGCGAGGATTTTGAAAAGCTGCTTGAGCGCGTGAGGGGCGAGGTTAAATTTGATATCTCAGACGAAGCCAAAGCCTATCTCGTAAAAAGCAGCGGCGGAGACGCGCGCGGACTGCTAAATTTGCTCGAGTTTGCCGTGAGTCTGGATGAAAAAATAACGTTAGAAAATTTAAAAACGCTACGAGCTAACGCCGTTAGCGAAGGCGTTAGTGAGGACGATGTGCACTACGGACTGGCAAGTGCCTTTATAAAAAGCCTGCGCGGTAGCGACGAAAACGCCGTCATGTACTATCTGGCACGGCTTATCGACGCTGGCGAGAGTGCTGATTTTATCGCGCGCAGGATGGCGATATTTGCCAGCGAGGACATCGGCAACGCCAATCCTAACGCGCTAAATTTAGCCGCTAACGCGCTTGCCACCGTTAGCAAGATCGGCTTTCCCGAAGCGCGCATAATCCTGGCTCAATGCGCGATGTATCTAGCCCACTCGCCAAAGTCAAACTCCAGTTACAAGGCCATAAACGCCGCGCTAGCCTACGTGAAAAATGAACCGCCGCTAAAGATCCCGCCCTATCTCATCAACACCGCACCCGAGGCCAAGGACTATCTGTATCCGCATAGTTTCGGCGGCTGGGTGGAGCAAAAATATCTCGAAAAAACGCTTAAATTTTACGAGAGCAACGGCATCGGCTTTGAAAAGACGCTGGACGAGTGGCTGGCTAAAATAAAATCTAAGGGTTAA
- a CDS encoding helix-turn-helix domain-containing protein, with translation MKVVQRINEILQERNISKRELAKRLINLDMKASRTGEIPTESSIYAYLNGNIEIKADMLPFIADALGVFEQDFFSDDKRQNDKILKRLYGDDELNYKYRDIIELLEYLSPKSLEILKGSLEQNKQNVEKLNLILKQIAN, from the coding sequence ATGAAAGTCGTACAAAGAATAAATGAAATTTTACAAGAGAGAAATATCAGTAAAAGAGAGCTCGCAAAACGTCTAATAAACCTCGATATGAAAGCCTCAAGAACGGGCGAAATACCTACAGAATCGAGCATCTATGCCTATCTAAACGGAAATATAGAAATAAAAGCCGATATGCTTCCTTTTATCGCCGATGCGCTTGGGGTCTTTGAGCAAGATTTTTTTAGCGACGATAAAAGGCAAAATGATAAAATACTAAAACGGCTATATGGGGATGATGAACTAAACTATAAATATAGAGATATTATAGAACTTCTTGAATATTTATCCCCTAAAAGCCTCGAAATCCTCAAAGGCTCTCTTGAACAAAACAAGCAAAACGTCGAAAAATTAAATCTAATCTTAAAGCAAATTGCCAACTAG
- a CDS encoding TonB-dependent receptor domain-containing protein → MGKFSIIAAAVLLSAASALAQMSSSDSKFKRADSNVTGSVKLDMVSVTANRSETDVAKYAGQVSVLNQNDLVKSPSVIDAIGLVPGVMLGNDHGRQVGQYYNIRGFGYQSEARVIIEQDGIKRSPSLFSNQISTFRVDNDLLKRVEVVKGASSVLHGSGAVGGIVSMITKDVSDFINPGSDYGVTIGHRQESNHMNSNRAAIAAKPTENFGILLYGKHADFGKIKMARDGKRSGVKYAENDEQVNTVFAKTEWAITDEHALEASVFNYHEKFSSSPWQSLFWSEDAQLPTSGRLKQRDYSLIYKYTPLNNRWINFSAQYYNAKALNHRIRTGFSRGNPVYIDYKNKDDRWGVRLKNESLFDTGVLEHRLVTGIDYEHRKEDAIFWYNGALSDFGSFPNFYKDLGIYAQDVFSVGRFEFTLGGRFDKFKRGVKNGDRSSYSESRFSPKLGLAYEVFDGINLLVGYAETFRGPTPNETSSAGPLNPHYWYIPNPDLKPEIAKEYEVGFSIDKQGLLGDDELYFKATYYDGNIKDMINLKARPDKGNPPFDAEAPGRRYGMYENVDNAKRRGIEIESKYAINNLTFSLGYDHTKIYDKATKKILTVYADKLTLGAMYRYEPWGLSLGGDMMHWFRPNNDEKYYVVRGQKYEYVDETFTIVNFKGRWEPKNFDSYLLNKGLKISFGVNNIFNKEYIYANGLKDTSRVGKGRNFYVDFEKTF, encoded by the coding sequence ATGGGTAAATTTAGCATTATCGCGGCTGCAGTTTTACTGAGTGCAGCCTCGGCTCTCGCGCAGATGAGTAGTTCAGACAGCAAATTTAAGCGCGCCGATAGCAACGTGACCGGATCAGTGAAGCTTGATATGGTCTCCGTCACGGCAAACAGGAGCGAAACCGACGTCGCTAAATACGCGGGCCAAGTCAGCGTCCTAAATCAAAACGACTTAGTTAAATCGCCGTCCGTTATCGACGCTATCGGCTTGGTGCCGGGTGTGATGCTCGGCAACGACCACGGTAGACAAGTCGGCCAGTACTACAACATCCGCGGATTCGGCTACCAAAGCGAAGCACGCGTCATCATCGAACAAGACGGTATTAAGCGCTCGCCTTCGCTTTTTTCTAATCAAATTTCAACCTTTCGCGTGGATAACGACTTGCTAAAACGCGTCGAGGTCGTAAAGGGCGCTAGCTCCGTGCTACACGGCAGCGGTGCGGTTGGCGGTATCGTTAGTATGATAACCAAAGACGTGAGCGACTTTATAAACCCGGGCAGCGACTACGGCGTCACGATCGGCCACCGCCAGGAGAGCAACCACATGAACTCAAATCGAGCCGCCATCGCAGCTAAGCCGACGGAAAATTTCGGCATTTTACTCTACGGCAAGCACGCGGACTTTGGCAAGATAAAGATGGCTAGAGACGGCAAGCGCTCGGGCGTGAAATACGCGGAAAACGACGAGCAGGTAAACACTGTCTTTGCCAAAACCGAGTGGGCGATAACCGACGAGCATGCCCTGGAGGCTAGCGTATTTAACTACCACGAAAAATTCTCCTCCTCGCCTTGGCAGTCGCTTTTCTGGAGCGAGGATGCGCAGCTGCCTACCTCGGGACGGCTAAAACAGCGAGACTATAGCCTGATATACAAATATACTCCGCTTAATAATAGATGGATAAATTTCTCCGCTCAGTACTACAACGCAAAAGCTCTAAATCATAGGATCAGAACGGGCTTTAGCAGAGGCAATCCAGTCTATATCGACTACAAAAACAAAGACGACAGATGGGGCGTTAGGCTCAAAAACGAAAGCCTCTTTGACACCGGCGTGCTAGAGCACAGGCTAGTTACCGGTATCGACTACGAGCATAGAAAAGAGGATGCGATATTTTGGTACAACGGCGCGCTTAGCGACTTTGGCTCATTTCCGAATTTTTACAAAGACCTCGGCATCTACGCGCAAGACGTATTTAGCGTAGGTAGATTCGAGTTTACTCTGGGCGGTAGATTCGATAAATTTAAACGCGGAGTCAAAAACGGCGATCGTAGCTCATACTCCGAGTCTAGATTTTCTCCGAAACTTGGCCTTGCGTACGAGGTTTTTGACGGCATAAATTTACTCGTAGGCTACGCAGAGACATTTAGAGGACCGACGCCAAACGAGACGTCATCGGCCGGCCCGTTAAATCCGCACTACTGGTACATACCAAATCCCGACCTAAAACCTGAAATCGCAAAAGAGTACGAAGTAGGCTTTTCTATCGACAAGCAGGGGCTTTTGGGCGACGACGAGCTGTATTTTAAGGCTACCTACTACGACGGCAACATCAAAGATATGATAAATTTAAAAGCAAGACCGGACAAGGGCAACCCACCGTTTGACGCCGAAGCGCCGGGCAGACGCTACGGTATGTACGAAAACGTTGATAACGCAAAACGCCGCGGCATCGAAATCGAGTCCAAATACGCGATAAACAACCTTACATTCTCGCTCGGATACGACCATACGAAAATCTACGACAAGGCGACCAAAAAGATACTCACCGTCTACGCCGATAAGCTAACTTTGGGCGCGATGTATAGATACGAGCCGTGGGGGCTTAGTCTGGGCGGCGATATGATGCATTGGTTTAGGCCTAACAACGACGAGAAATACTACGTCGTGCGAGGTCAAAAATACGAATACGTAGACGAAACCTTTACTATCGTAAATTTTAAAGGCCGATGGGAGCCGAAAAATTTCGACAGCTATCTGCTAAACAAGGGGCTAAAAATTAGCTTCGGCGTGAATAATATCTTTAATAAAGAATACATTTACGCTAACGGCCTAAAAGATACTTCTAGAGTGGGCAAAGGTAGAAATTTCTACGTAGATTTTGAAAAGACGTTTTAA
- a CDS encoding DUF5339 domain-containing protein: protein MKKSLLVVAALGVMGVSAAAAELSPTCEEYFKLVDEFVEKAKDNPQMAAMKPTYESQKAQFAQLPKDSQEAACKPALEQMKQVIATLPK, encoded by the coding sequence ATGAAAAAGTCATTGTTAGTAGTTGCCGCTTTGGGCGTTATGGGCGTATCTGCCGCAGCAGCAGAGCTTTCGCCTACTTGCGAGGAGTATTTTAAACTAGTAGACGAGTTCGTAGAGAAGGCAAAGGACAACCCTCAAATGGCAGCTATGAAACCTACTTATGAGAGCCAAAAAGCTCAGTTTGCTCAGCTACCGAAAGACTCTCAAGAGGCCGCTTGCAAACCTGCCCTTGAACAAATGAAGCAAGTTATAGCTACGCTACCTAAATAA
- a CDS encoding pyridoxamine 5'-phosphate oxidase family protein, giving the protein MRRKDRELSAQEGLAIIDACEYVTISCIGEAGEIFSVPISVVREDESVFLHGAPAGSKARLLKDGKSVTLVCVSYAQVPVLTDEQLDAIKDDGKALGAKVFTTEYKSAVAVTKAYTVTDEAARLHALRLLSEKYTPNYMRTFDVAAAHGLKATNIYELKIASITAKAKIIRD; this is encoded by the coding sequence ATGAGACGAAAAGATAGAGAATTAAGCGCGCAGGAGGGGCTTGCGATCATCGATGCGTGCGAATACGTCACGATCTCTTGCATTGGTGAGGCGGGCGAGATTTTTAGCGTGCCGATCTCGGTCGTGCGCGAGGACGAGAGCGTATTTTTGCACGGCGCTCCTGCAGGTTCTAAGGCAAGGCTACTAAAAGACGGCAAGAGCGTGACATTAGTTTGCGTGAGCTACGCGCAGGTGCCGGTTTTGACGGATGAGCAGCTAGACGCGATCAAGGACGACGGCAAGGCGCTTGGCGCGAAGGTCTTTACGACCGAATACAAATCCGCCGTCGCCGTAACCAAGGCCTATACCGTGACTGACGAGGCGGCGAGACTGCATGCGCTACGGCTACTTAGCGAAAAATACACGCCAAACTACATGCGAACCTTTGACGTCGCGGCGGCTCACGGGCTAAAGGCGACAAATATCTACGAGCTAAAGATCGCGAGCATAACGGCAAAGGCAAAGATTATTCGGGATTAA
- the ung gene encoding uracil-DNA glycosylase, which yields MQIDKIQIEAGWKEALKEEFLSENFARIKENFLRAKAAGEVYPPNALIFNAFNLTPFNAVKVVILGQDPYHGAGQAMGLSFSVPRGVKVPPSLANIYKEIRDDLGIAEPNSGDLSYWAKQGVLLLNATLSVSAGQANSHSNFGWQEFTDAAIRKLSERAQNVVFMLWGNPAKAKIPLIDANKHLVLTAAHPSPLARGAFFGCRHFSKANLYLAEHGKAPIDWDLNNAS from the coding sequence ATGCAGATCGATAAAATCCAAATCGAAGCAGGCTGGAAAGAGGCGCTAAAAGAGGAATTTTTAAGCGAAAATTTCGCTCGCATAAAGGAAAATTTCTTGCGCGCAAAGGCCGCTGGCGAGGTATATCCGCCAAATGCGCTGATATTTAACGCTTTTAATCTCACGCCGTTTAATGCCGTCAAGGTCGTGATCCTGGGTCAAGACCCATATCACGGCGCGGGGCAGGCGATGGGGCTAAGCTTCTCCGTGCCGCGCGGCGTCAAAGTCCCGCCGAGCCTCGCCAACATCTACAAAGAAATCCGCGACGATCTGGGCATCGCGGAGCCAAACTCAGGCGATCTGAGCTACTGGGCGAAGCAGGGCGTACTGCTGCTAAATGCGACGCTAAGCGTTAGTGCGGGGCAGGCTAACTCGCACTCAAATTTCGGCTGGCAGGAGTTTACGGATGCTGCGATCAGGAAGCTTAGCGAACGCGCCCAGAACGTCGTTTTTATGCTATGGGGCAACCCGGCTAAGGCCAAAATCCCTCTCATCGACGCTAACAAACACCTTGTACTAACGGCAGCGCATCCAAGTCCGTTAGCGCGCGGCGCGTTTTTTGGTTGCAGGCACTTTTCAAAGGCAAATTTGTATCTCGCCGAGCACGGCAAAGCGCCGATAGATTGGGATTTAAATAACGCTAGTTAG
- a CDS encoding YbaK/prolyl-tRNA synthetase associated domain-containing protein codes for MSEQIFEKLKELLSTQNADFCTVSHASAKTSAEVAVARGTELGQGAKALVCVVKGSGAKRYVLAVLPADYKADLQLIAHALGGTRASLASPDEVMRLTDCVFGSVPPFSFHEELELIADPSLFTRYAELAFNAGLLDHSIILNTKDYDRITQPRLVKFAIME; via the coding sequence ATGTCCGAGCAAATTTTCGAGAAACTAAAAGAGCTGCTAAGTACGCAAAATGCGGACTTTTGCACCGTATCTCACGCGAGCGCAAAAACATCGGCCGAGGTCGCCGTGGCGCGCGGCACGGAGCTAGGGCAGGGGGCTAAGGCGCTCGTTTGTGTCGTAAAAGGCAGCGGCGCCAAACGATACGTTTTGGCCGTATTGCCGGCGGATTACAAGGCTGATTTGCAGCTCATCGCACACGCACTGGGCGGCACTAGAGCAAGTCTAGCAAGCCCCGATGAGGTCATGCGACTCACTGACTGCGTCTTTGGCAGCGTTCCGCCGTTTAGCTTTCACGAGGAGCTAGAGCTGATCGCCGATCCGAGCCTATTTACCCGCTACGCCGAGCTTGCCTTTAACGCAGGCTTGCTAGATCATTCTATCATTTTAAACACGAAAGACTATGATCGTATCACACAGCCAAGATTGGTCAAATTTGCGATAATGGAGTGA
- a CDS encoding DUF4209 domain-containing protein → MRFIYDICRNSSAVPAGRADIWAQGLYYVFDRDFLVSSHLLIPQIEHLTRILLQQEKIPTTTIDENGVESEKSINSLLQEPKIYKLLGRDLTEELKFLLTEPMGLNYRNKICHGLVSESPNYADIYIWWLCLRLTVNNCVSFENAC, encoded by the coding sequence ATGCGCTTCATTTATGATATTTGCAGAAATTCTAGCGCGGTTCCGGCTGGCAGGGCAGATATCTGGGCGCAAGGTTTATATTACGTTTTTGATAGAGATTTTTTGGTTTCAAGTCATTTGCTGATACCTCAAATAGAGCATTTGACGAGAATTTTACTACAACAAGAAAAAATCCCTACGACTACTATCGATGAAAACGGCGTAGAATCTGAAAAAAGCATAAACTCGCTTTTACAAGAACCAAAAATATATAAATTACTCGGGAGAGATTTGACGGAAGAGTTAAAATTTTTACTAACGGAGCCGATGGGGTTAAACTACAGAAATAAAATATGTCACGGACTGGTCAGTGAATCCCCAAACTATGCCGATATTTATATTTGGTGGCTTTGCCTTAGGCTAACGGTTAATAACTGCGTTTCATTTGAGAACGCTTGCTAG
- a CDS encoding response regulator transcription factor, protein MQDYSVLDVLSNKKVLCLEDEPYILKNMIDSLELFFAEVKGVSDGIEALDEAMSGSYDALVLDVSVPHMDGLEVAKKIRSANRKIPIVIISSHTEQEYLWRAVELKITRYLSKPYDKDTFIKALEDVAMELIDHTPMFSINSELKYDFSKKIIYIKEEACRLSKSESKLLEYFLNNKNQTITYEQLFDYMWEFEQPTKEAIKTIVKELRRKIGKDTIRNLYGVGYLCEVQI, encoded by the coding sequence ATGCAAGATTACTCCGTTTTAGACGTTTTATCCAACAAAAAAGTCCTTTGTTTAGAGGATGAACCATATATATTAAAAAATATGATCGACTCCCTCGAGCTGTTTTTTGCCGAAGTAAAAGGTGTAAGCGACGGCATCGAGGCGCTAGATGAAGCTATGAGCGGCTCATACGACGCCCTCGTCCTAGACGTCAGCGTCCCGCACATGGACGGTTTAGAGGTAGCTAAAAAGATCCGCTCTGCAAATCGCAAAATCCCTATCGTCATCATCTCAAGCCACACCGAGCAGGAGTATTTGTGGCGCGCAGTCGAGCTAAAGATCACGAGGTATCTATCAAAGCCCTACGATAAAGATACGTTTATAAAGGCGCTAGAAGACGTCGCGATGGAGCTCATCGACCATACGCCGATGTTTAGTATTAATAGCGAGCTCAAATACGACTTTAGTAAAAAAATCATATATATAAAGGAAGAGGCCTGTCGCCTCTCCAAAAGCGAAAGCAAGCTTTTGGAGTATTTTTTAAACAACAAAAATCAAACGATCACTTACGAGCAGCTGTTTGACTACATGTGGGAATTTGAACAACCGACCAAAGAGGCCATCAAAACCATCGTAAAAGAGCTGCGCCGCAAGATCGGCAAGGACACGATCAGAAATTTATACGGTGTAGGATATCTATGTGAAGTCCAAATTTAA